The Natronocella acetinitrilica genome has a segment encoding these proteins:
- a CDS encoding methyltransferase domain-containing protein: MNTTASAVPAAVNTIELESKVKQMYEDVANNPHGDFHFAMGRSLTESLGYAASELDRIPTEAVDSFAGVGCPLLLADIREGATVLDLGSGSGTDAFMAALRAGPDGLVHGVDMTEAQRKKASDLAVKAGFANVHFHAGYIESPPIADATVDVVISNGVINLSPDKGWVFREVARVLRPGGRLSLSDIVTEKPLPSDVTCNATLWAACIGGAMQEDDYQAAIEAAGLRVVQVRTNPQYAFLTDSARGAAKTYGVKSVNLCAVKDA; encoded by the coding sequence ATGAATACCACAGCAAGCGCGGTACCAGCAGCCGTCAACACCATAGAGCTGGAATCGAAGGTCAAGCAGATGTACGAGGATGTTGCCAACAACCCGCACGGCGACTTCCACTTTGCCATGGGACGTAGCCTGACCGAGAGTCTCGGCTACGCGGCCAGCGAACTCGACCGCATACCGACAGAGGCGGTGGACTCGTTCGCCGGCGTAGGCTGCCCGCTGCTACTAGCGGATATCCGCGAAGGGGCGACGGTGCTTGATCTGGGCAGCGGCTCCGGCACGGATGCTTTCATGGCGGCCCTACGCGCTGGCCCGGACGGGCTAGTGCATGGCGTCGACATGACGGAGGCGCAACGCAAAAAGGCGAGCGACCTTGCAGTGAAAGCGGGATTCGCCAACGTCCATTTCCATGCCGGATACATCGAGTCTCCACCAATCGCCGATGCCACGGTGGATGTTGTCATCAGCAACGGTGTGATCAATCTGTCTCCAGATAAAGGCTGGGTTTTCAGGGAGGTGGCGCGGGTATTGCGGCCAGGAGGGAGGCTTTCGCTCTCCGATATCGTCACCGAGAAGCCGCTGCCATCTGACGTTACCTGTAACGCAACACTCTGGGCTGCCTGCATCGGCGGAGCCATGCAGGAGGACGACTACCAGGCGGCCATCGAGGCGGCCGGCTTGCGGGTCGTCCAGGTAAGGACGAATCCACAGTACGCGTTCCTGACGGACTCTGCGCGTGGTG